In Bacteroidota bacterium, a single window of DNA contains:
- a CDS encoding histidine phosphatase family protein: MRLILVVFSSFFLFSCSQTFYVVRHAEKAAQAANMSSDVPLSTVGKQRAERLGGLLHTKKIGLIYSTNTIRTRATAEPTANHFLLSINTYGPKPDSAFIKLLKSQKKNTLVVGHSNTVDDIVNMLCGETKVAGDLDETIYDNLYVIKRKGKKFIFRNDKF; this comes from the coding sequence ATGCGGTTAATCCTTGTAGTATTTTCTTCATTCTTTCTCTTTTCATGTTCTCAAACATTTTATGTGGTTCGCCATGCTGAAAAAGCTGCACAGGCAGCCAATATGAGCAGTGATGTACCATTATCTACGGTGGGTAAACAAAGAGCTGAAAGACTTGGAGGCCTTTTGCATACTAAAAAGATCGGGTTGATCTATTCCACCAATACTATCCGAACAAGAGCCACAGCAGAGCCGACAGCAAATCATTTCTTATTATCAATAAATACTTATGGGCCTAAACCGGATTCTGCTTTTATCAAATTACTTAAGTCTCAAAAGAAAAATACATTGGTTGTAGGGCATAGTAACACAGTGGATGATATTGTAAATATGCTTTGCGGAGAAACCAAAGTTGCCGGCGATCTTGATGAAACTATCTATGATAATTTGTATGTAATAAAAAGAAAAGGCAAGAAATTTATTTTCCGAAACGACAAGTTTTGA
- the hisD gene encoding histidinol dehydrogenase — translation MNVIKYPDRSNWQEIIKRPVLETASLEKVVKKILEKVNLKGDKAVKKYTNEFDGVKLKKLLVSEKEIEEAKELMPPELKEAIKQAKSNIEKFHQSQVDEIKIIETMPGINCWRKSVGIEKVGIYIPGGTAPLFSTVLMLAVPASLAGCKEIVLCTPPSKDGSINPAILYTANLCGITKIFKAGGVQAIGAMAYGTESIPKVFKIFGPGNQYVTAAKLLVQKEGVAIDMPAGPSEVLVIADETAVPDFVAADLLSQAEHGADSQVMLLTTSETIAERVQQCIKEQLNDLPRKAIAEKALRNSKIILLKSIDEAIELSNLYAPEHIILSCKNAESLTDMIVSAGSVFIGNYSPESVGDYASGTNHTLPTNGYAAMYSGVSVDSFVKKITFQQLTKQGLKNIGDTVMQMASAEGLDAHKNAVAIRLKN, via the coding sequence ATAAACGTGATAAAATATCCGGACAGAAGCAATTGGCAAGAGATAATTAAGCGGCCTGTACTTGAAACTGCTTCGTTAGAAAAAGTAGTGAAGAAGATTTTGGAAAAAGTAAATCTGAAAGGTGATAAAGCTGTAAAGAAATATACAAATGAGTTTGACGGGGTGAAGCTGAAGAAACTATTGGTAAGTGAAAAAGAAATTGAAGAAGCAAAAGAATTAATGCCTCCAGAATTGAAGGAAGCAATAAAACAAGCCAAATCGAATATTGAAAAATTTCACCAGTCGCAGGTTGATGAAATAAAGATTATTGAAACAATGCCGGGCATCAATTGCTGGAGAAAATCAGTCGGCATCGAAAAAGTGGGCATCTATATTCCCGGCGGCACTGCACCTCTTTTCTCTACAGTGCTGATGCTGGCAGTTCCTGCATCACTCGCCGGTTGTAAAGAAATAGTTCTATGTACCCCACCTTCAAAAGACGGATCGATCAATCCTGCCATTTTATATACTGCAAATCTTTGTGGTATAACAAAAATTTTCAAAGCTGGTGGTGTGCAGGCCATTGGTGCAATGGCATACGGAACAGAAAGCATTCCTAAAGTGTTCAAGATTTTCGGCCCCGGAAATCAATATGTAACTGCCGCCAAACTACTGGTACAAAAAGAAGGAGTGGCAATTGATATGCCCGCCGGTCCATCCGAGGTTTTGGTAATTGCAGATGAAACAGCAGTACCTGATTTTGTTGCTGCTGATCTATTATCTCAGGCAGAACACGGCGCCGACTCACAGGTTATGTTGCTAACTACCAGCGAAACAATAGCAGAAAGAGTTCAGCAATGCATAAAAGAACAATTAAACGATCTGCCAAGAAAAGCAATTGCTGAAAAAGCATTACGTAATAGTAAGATCATTTTGCTTAAGTCAATTGATGAAGCAATTGAGTTATCTAATCTTTATGCACCTGAACATATAATACTTTCATGCAAAAACGCTGAAAGTTTAACGGATATGATCGTTTCAGCAGGTTCTGTTTTCATTGGCAATTATTCTCCTGAATCAGTTGGTGATTATGCAAGCGGTACGAATCACACATTGCCAACAAATGGTTATGCGGCTATGTACAGCGGCGTATCCGTTGATAGTTTTGTAAAAAAGATAACCTTTCAGCAACTGACAAAGCAAGGATTGAAAAATATTGGTGACACCGTAATGCAAATGGCATCAGCAGAAGGATTGGATGCCCATAAAAATGCAGTAGCAATAAGATTAAAAAACTGA
- a CDS encoding polyprenol monophosphomannose synthase, whose amino-acid sequence MVEKIVIIPTYNEKENISSILHAVFGLNQQFHVLIIDDGSPDGTAEIVKELQPKFSGQLFLEERKGKLGLGTAYIHGFKWAIEKGYKYIFEMDADFSHNPNDLQHLYNACKNDGASLAIGSRYVKGGGVVNWPWDRIALSKGGSMYTRMITWMPVKDPTAGFVCYKKETLEAINLDKIEFVGYAFQIEMKYAVWKLGFKIKEVPIIFQDRKYGNSKMNKGIIKEGVLGVLKLRWNSMFKNYRKRVKSDGSFEMNPASKEEMLSESK is encoded by the coding sequence ATAGTGGAGAAAATTGTAATCATACCCACCTATAATGAGAAGGAGAACATCAGTTCTATCCTTCATGCAGTGTTTGGATTGAACCAACAATTTCATGTATTGATTATTGATGATGGATCGCCAGATGGCACTGCGGAAATTGTAAAAGAATTGCAACCTAAATTTTCCGGACAATTATTTTTAGAAGAAAGAAAAGGAAAGCTGGGATTGGGCACAGCTTATATCCATGGATTTAAATGGGCTATTGAAAAGGGATACAAATATATTTTCGAAATGGATGCAGATTTTTCACATAACCCGAATGACCTGCAGCATTTATACAATGCATGTAAAAACGATGGCGCCAGTCTCGCAATCGGCTCCCGTTATGTGAAAGGTGGTGGTGTTGTTAATTGGCCCTGGGACAGGATCGCTTTATCAAAAGGTGGTTCGATGTATACACGAATGATCACCTGGATGCCTGTAAAAGATCCAACAGCCGGTTTTGTATGTTATAAAAAAGAAACACTTGAAGCTATTAATCTTGATAAGATTGAGTTTGTAGGTTATGCTTTCCAGATTGAAATGAAATATGCCGTTTGGAAACTTGGATTTAAAATAAAAGAAGTGCCCATCATTTTCCAGGACCGCAAGTATGGAAATTCAAAGATGAACAAGGGTATCATCAAAGAAGGTGTATTGGGTGTATTGAAACTCCGCTGGAACAGTATGTTCAAAAACTATCGCAAGAGAGTAAAGAGTGACGGCTCTTTTGAAATGAATCCTGCTTCGAAGGAAGAAATGCTTTCTGAAAGCAAATAG
- a CDS encoding DMT family transporter, producing MKKAFLYLHLSVFLAGFTGPLGRLIDLNEGMLVWYRLLFTSVTMWIVFGITKKLVRIPKADILKLTGIGFLAALHWVTFYGSIKYANISVALVCFSAVGFFTALVEPILLKTKFNWIEVFLGLMVMAGIYLIFHFDPQYKLGILLGLICALLMAFVMIFIRQMVQHINPETVLTYQISGGFISLTILLPVYLMIVPTGKFLPNLEDIGWLLILSWLCSVLAFQLSVYALKRLSAFTVNLNFNLEPVYGIILAFVFFNENKKLSDGFYLGLTLIALSLVIHVLMVLRDEHKKKGENGIKQLS from the coding sequence ATGAAAAAAGCTTTTCTCTATCTTCATCTTTCCGTTTTTCTCGCTGGCTTCACAGGTCCATTGGGCAGGCTTATCGATTTGAATGAAGGCATGCTTGTCTGGTACCGCTTATTATTTACTTCAGTTACTATGTGGATTGTTTTTGGGATTACAAAAAAACTGGTGAGGATACCTAAGGCTGACATTTTAAAATTAACAGGCATTGGTTTCTTAGCGGCCTTGCATTGGGTTACATTTTATGGTTCTATTAAATATGCAAACATATCTGTAGCATTAGTTTGTTTTTCTGCGGTAGGTTTTTTTACTGCATTGGTTGAACCGATTCTTCTGAAAACAAAGTTTAACTGGATCGAAGTGTTTCTCGGTTTAATGGTGATGGCGGGCATCTATCTTATATTTCATTTTGATCCGCAATACAAGTTGGGAATACTTTTAGGTCTTATTTGCGCATTGCTTATGGCATTTGTTATGATCTTTATCCGGCAAATGGTTCAACACATCAATCCTGAGACAGTACTTACTTACCAGATCAGCGGGGGCTTTATCAGCTTAACTATTTTGCTGCCTGTTTATTTAATGATTGTGCCAACAGGTAAGTTTTTGCCTAACCTGGAAGACATTGGCTGGTTGCTGATACTTTCATGGCTATGTTCAGTATTGGCTTTTCAGTTATCCGTTTATGCACTGAAAAGATTATCGGCCTTCACAGTTAACCTCAATTTTAATCTTGAACCAGTATATGGGATCATACTTGCTTTTGTATTTTTCAATGAGAATAAAAAGCTTAGCGATGGTTTTTATCTTGGTTTAACTTTAATTGCTTTGTCACTGGTCATTCATGTATTGATGGTATTACGGGATGAGCATAAAAAGAAAGGAGAAAATGGAATTAAGCAGTTATCATAA
- a CDS encoding ATP phosphoribosyltransferase, with protein sequence MSESLKIAVQKKGRLYEGSMALLKECGIDVSNGNNQLRVQAANFPLEVFFLRDDDIPEYVQDAVADIGFVGENVVAEKNKQVNTIAKLGFGKCRLSIAIPKAGQIKSLSDLVGKKIATSYPLILSSYLDEKKIKATIQEISGSVEIAPRIGLADAICDLVSSGSTLFSNELAELETVLKSEAVLISNKSLSVEKQNLLSKLLFRISAVKKAKNNKYVLLNAPNDKLDAICKLLPGMKSPTILPLAETGWSSVHSVISENDFWDVIENLKENGAQGILIIPIEKMII encoded by the coding sequence ATGAGTGAATCATTAAAAATTGCCGTTCAGAAAAAAGGGAGATTGTATGAAGGCTCGATGGCCCTGCTGAAAGAATGCGGTATTGATGTAAGCAATGGCAATAACCAGTTGCGGGTACAGGCTGCTAATTTTCCATTAGAGGTTTTCTTTTTGCGTGATGATGATATTCCTGAATATGTACAGGATGCTGTAGCGGATATTGGTTTTGTTGGGGAAAATGTAGTAGCTGAAAAAAATAAACAGGTAAATACAATTGCGAAATTAGGTTTTGGTAAATGCCGTCTATCGATTGCTATCCCTAAAGCAGGTCAGATAAAATCCTTATCGGATCTGGTTGGTAAAAAGATTGCAACCAGTTACCCTTTGATCCTTTCTTCTTACCTGGATGAAAAAAAAATAAAAGCAACCATACAGGAGATCAGTGGATCAGTGGAAATAGCACCACGAATTGGCCTCGCTGATGCAATCTGCGATCTTGTAAGCTCAGGAAGTACTTTATTCAGTAATGAACTGGCGGAACTTGAAACCGTTTTAAAATCCGAAGCTGTTTTGATTAGTAATAAAAGTCTATCTGTTGAAAAACAAAACCTGCTTAGTAAACTTTTATTCAGAATAAGCGCTGTAAAAAAAGCCAAGAACAATAAATATGTTTTGCTGAATGCTCCGAATGATAAGTTAGATGCTATCTGCAAATTATTACCCGGCATGAAAAGCCCCACTATTCTTCCACTGGCAGAAACCGGATGGAGTTCAGTTCACTCAGTTATCAGTGAAAATGATTTCTGGGATGTGATTGAAAACCTGAAAGAAAATGGCGCCCAGGGAATATTGATCATTCCAATTGAAAAAATGATTATTTAG
- the hisC gene encoding histidinol-phosphate transaminase, with amino-acid sequence MSMEFNLESLVRDNIKKMTAYSSARHEFSGEASVFLDANENSFGSPLPDNFNRYPDPLQMEVKEKLSKIKGVPPQNIFLGNGSDEAIDLLFRIFCEPGRDNAIIFPPTYGMYEVCAEMNDIKVKKINLTKDYQLQIDEIENAIDPFTKLIFICSPNNPTGNSINRADIEIILNNFNGVVVIDEAYINYAKQKTFISELTEYPNLVVMQTLSKAWGLAGLRLGMAFASQQIIDLFNKVKYPYNINTATQLLALDALNNIEWVNQHISITVSEREKLKTDLLNLSATEFVYPSDANFLLVKIKNTKEIYESLCAEGIIVRDRSKIVLCDDCLRITIGTPGENSKLINLLKKYNG; translated from the coding sequence CTGAGTATGGAATTTAATTTAGAAAGCCTGGTACGGGATAATATCAAGAAGATGACTGCCTATTCATCAGCAAGACATGAGTTTAGCGGTGAGGCTTCTGTTTTCCTGGATGCCAATGAAAATTCATTTGGCTCTCCCTTGCCGGATAACTTTAATCGCTACCCCGATCCTTTGCAAATGGAAGTAAAAGAAAAACTCAGCAAAATAAAAGGAGTACCACCACAAAATATTTTTCTCGGGAATGGCAGTGATGAAGCGATCGATCTGCTCTTTCGAATTTTCTGTGAACCCGGTCGTGACAACGCAATCATCTTCCCTCCTACTTATGGCATGTACGAAGTTTGCGCAGAAATGAATGATATAAAAGTAAAGAAGATCAATCTTACAAAAGATTACCAACTGCAAATTGATGAAATTGAAAACGCCATTGATCCTTTTACCAAACTCATTTTCATTTGCTCACCTAACAACCCAACAGGTAATAGTATTAATCGTGCAGATATAGAGATCATTCTGAATAATTTCAATGGTGTCGTAGTAATTGATGAAGCGTATATCAATTATGCAAAACAAAAAACCTTCATTTCAGAATTGACAGAATACCCCAATCTTGTAGTAATGCAGACGCTAAGCAAAGCATGGGGATTGGCTGGATTGAGACTGGGAATGGCGTTTGCGTCACAACAAATCATTGATCTTTTCAACAAAGTAAAATACCCTTACAATATCAATACAGCTACGCAATTGCTGGCACTCGATGCACTGAATAATATCGAATGGGTAAACCAGCACATCAGCATTACAGTGAGTGAAAGAGAAAAATTAAAAACTGATTTGCTGAATCTTTCAGCTACTGAGTTTGTTTATCCATCAGATGCAAATTTTTTATTGGTAAAAATAAAAAACACAAAAGAGATCTATGAAAGCCTCTGTGCAGAAGGCATTATTGTACGGGACAGAAGCAAGATTGTTTTATGCGATGATTGCTTAAGAATCACAATAGGAACACCGGGTGAAAACTCAAAACTGATTAATTTATTAAAAAAGTACAACGGATGA
- a CDS encoding methyltransferase domain-containing protein, producing MSIKRKEKMELSSYHNNIVDYYNSTEHSYKDAWDLNNSLAIHYGYWDEKVKSFPESLLRMNEVMMEAAGIKSTDKVLDAGCGVGGSSIFMAKKIGCSVTGISLSEKQIAQATVNAEKKDISNKAHFLKMDYCRTNFPDASFDVVWGCESICYADDKDLFIKEAYRLLKPGGRLVVADGLVTDFENNDHPVIRNWLDGWQVNYLESPKRFHQFMQSAGFSAIQYRDISKYTAHSAKRLYKFYFLANLYLLWKTITFSNRATEIQKKNISACKYQYRGMKNGLWQYGLIVGRKP from the coding sequence ATGAGCATAAAAAGAAAGGAGAAAATGGAATTAAGCAGTTATCATAACAATATTGTTGATTATTATAATTCGACTGAGCATTCCTATAAAGATGCATGGGATCTGAATAACAGTCTCGCTATTCATTATGGCTATTGGGATGAGAAAGTGAAAAGTTTTCCTGAGTCTTTGCTTCGGATGAATGAAGTGATGATGGAAGCTGCCGGAATAAAATCAACAGACAAAGTATTGGATGCAGGCTGCGGTGTAGGTGGCAGCAGCATTTTTATGGCAAAAAAGATTGGATGTAGTGTCACAGGCATTTCACTAAGCGAAAAACAAATTGCGCAGGCAACTGTCAATGCTGAAAAGAAAGATATTTCTAATAAAGCCCATTTTTTAAAAATGGATTATTGCCGTACTAATTTTCCGGATGCAAGTTTTGATGTGGTTTGGGGTTGTGAAAGCATTTGCTATGCAGATGATAAAGATTTGTTCATTAAAGAGGCTTATCGTTTACTGAAACCGGGTGGCAGATTAGTGGTTGCAGATGGGCTTGTTACCGATTTTGAAAACAATGATCATCCTGTTATCCGAAATTGGTTAGATGGCTGGCAGGTAAATTATCTCGAGTCGCCGAAACGGTTTCATCAGTTCATGCAATCAGCAGGGTTCTCTGCTATCCAGTACAGGGATATTTCAAAATACACTGCTCATTCAGCAAAACGGTTATATAAATTCTATTTCCTTGCCAACCTTTACTTACTCTGGAAAACAATAACATTTTCTAACCGTGCTACAGAAATTCAAAAGAAGAATATTTCCGCCTGCAAATACCAGTACAGGGGCATGAAAAATGGCTTGTGGCAATATGGTTTGATAGTTGGCCGTAAACCCTGA
- a CDS encoding S9 family peptidase, which produces MRKAFILAFLLFTFEFLQAQKKPLDHTVYDSWQSIGERMISNDGKWVVYTINVQEGDNELVIQSTDTIENKRIFPRGYNAVITEDNRFAVFKIKPFFKDTRDARIKKKRPDDMPKDSFAIVELGSYKTIKLPRVKTFKTPKEGEGWIAYHQDKTVDSVRTRTTAPANNDKKVIDSLKKKIDSLVQLVNQPPPAPSKKKKNKDNEEIEDMQYATGNDADGDETPGAAADAGTDLVLRKTDNGSEKIFKNVVEYFFDEKGHKLLVRTAKNPRDSLSKPLVFLHNLRIGVTDTLSRGGNDFKNFAFSEDGSQVAYVAERDSSAKALQKYYKLWYFKEGMDSAKLLVDKNTVGMKIGMTVSEFGNLSFSKSGKRLFFGVTPIQPPRDTTLVDFETAKLDIWNYKDDYLQTVQLNRLQIDSRQSFLTVYHFENGTLKQLASKELPNVIQTNEGDGETFVGVTDFGRRIEGQWTGNTVDDIYAINPVTGEKKLVKEKLKGQVYPSSTGKYIMWYDRPAKSYFVWDGITTKNITAKIKVPLWDEEFDTPDDPTPYGVMRWIEGDSVVFIYDRYDVWKVNVDGSGAKLFTLNGRKDKRSYRYVQTNPDERALKPDSRILYRVTDNIGKGSGLQYVDYKNPGTIRIFAKPGIFTTGFPAKAKSVDKLFYTKESYAASPDVYVSSGMNDASDIKLSSTNPQQKDYNWGTAELFTWKAYTGKMNQGVLYKPENFDPKKKYPMICYFYETHTDQLHSYIPPSPTPSRLNISFFVSRGYIVFSPDIHYGTGHPAKDCYNHVVSGARALVKAGFVDSTRIGIQGQSWGGIQVAQLVTMTKLFKAAWAGAPVANMTSAYGGIRWESGVTRQFQYEKSQSRIGATLWEKPNLYIENSPLFHLPKVTTPMVIMSNDADGAVPWYQGIEMFTAMRRLGKQVWMLTYNGEAHNLVERRNRKDIQIREQQFFDWLLKGEKPAKWITEGVPAVKKGKEWGLELVD; this is translated from the coding sequence ATGAGGAAAGCATTCATCTTAGCTTTTTTACTTTTTACTTTCGAATTTTTACAGGCTCAAAAGAAGCCACTTGACCACACAGTTTATGATAGCTGGCAAAGCATCGGTGAAAGAATGATCAGTAACGATGGCAAATGGGTAGTATACACTATCAACGTACAGGAAGGTGATAATGAACTGGTGATTCAGTCAACGGATACAATTGAAAATAAAAGAATTTTTCCCCGTGGTTATAATGCGGTGATAACTGAAGACAACAGGTTTGCTGTTTTTAAAATAAAGCCTTTCTTCAAAGACACAAGAGATGCAAGAATAAAAAAGAAAAGACCTGACGATATGCCAAAGGATTCTTTTGCAATTGTAGAATTGGGATCTTACAAAACAATCAAACTACCAAGAGTAAAAACTTTTAAAACACCAAAAGAAGGTGAAGGCTGGATCGCTTATCACCAGGATAAAACAGTTGATTCGGTAAGAACAAGAACTACAGCTCCTGCAAATAATGATAAAAAAGTTATTGATAGTTTAAAGAAGAAGATTGACTCATTAGTACAACTGGTAAATCAGCCACCGCCAGCCCCTTCAAAAAAGAAAAAAAATAAGGACAATGAAGAAATTGAAGATATGCAGTATGCTACAGGTAACGACGCCGATGGCGACGAAACTCCCGGTGCTGCTGCCGATGCAGGAACAGACCTGGTACTAAGAAAAACAGATAATGGCAGTGAAAAGATTTTTAAAAATGTAGTTGAATATTTTTTTGATGAAAAAGGTCATAAGCTTTTAGTTAGAACTGCAAAGAATCCAAGAGATTCGTTGAGTAAGCCGCTGGTATTTCTGCATAATCTCCGCATCGGTGTTACTGACACACTTAGCCGCGGCGGAAATGATTTTAAAAATTTTGCTTTCAGTGAAGATGGTTCACAGGTAGCTTATGTAGCTGAACGTGACAGTAGCGCTAAAGCCTTGCAGAAATATTATAAACTTTGGTATTTTAAAGAGGGAATGGATAGCGCCAAATTACTGGTAGATAAAAATACTGTTGGGATGAAGATCGGAATGACGGTAAGTGAATTTGGAAATCTTTCATTCAGCAAGTCTGGTAAGCGTTTATTCTTTGGGGTGACACCTATACAACCACCGAGAGATACAACCTTAGTTGATTTTGAAACTGCGAAGCTCGATATCTGGAACTATAAAGATGATTACCTGCAAACTGTTCAGTTGAATCGCTTACAGATCGATTCACGACAAAGCTTCCTTACTGTTTATCATTTTGAAAATGGTACACTGAAGCAACTGGCTTCAAAAGAACTTCCGAATGTGATACAAACAAATGAAGGTGATGGAGAAACATTTGTGGGTGTTACAGATTTCGGCAGAAGAATAGAAGGCCAGTGGACTGGAAATACTGTAGATGATATTTATGCCATAAACCCAGTAACAGGCGAAAAGAAATTAGTGAAAGAAAAATTGAAAGGACAGGTTTATCCATCTTCAACCGGGAAATATATTATGTGGTATGACCGTCCTGCAAAAAGCTATTTTGTATGGGATGGAATAACAACCAAAAATATTACTGCTAAAATAAAAGTTCCCTTGTGGGATGAAGAGTTTGATACACCTGATGACCCGACTCCTTATGGCGTGATGCGTTGGATAGAAGGAGACAGTGTTGTTTTTATATATGACAGGTATGATGTATGGAAAGTAAATGTGGATGGAAGTGGGGCGAAACTGTTTACCTTAAATGGTAGAAAGGATAAACGTTCATACAGGTATGTGCAAACCAACCCCGATGAAAGAGCATTGAAACCTGATTCAAGAATTCTATATAGGGTAACTGATAATATTGGCAAAGGTTCCGGTTTGCAATATGTTGATTATAAAAACCCGGGTACAATAAGAATATTTGCCAAACCCGGCATATTTACAACTGGGTTTCCTGCAAAAGCGAAATCTGTTGACAAGTTATTTTATACAAAAGAAAGCTATGCAGCTTCACCGGATGTGTATGTTAGTTCAGGCATGAATGATGCCTCAGATATTAAGCTTTCTTCAACAAATCCTCAACAAAAAGATTACAATTGGGGAACAGCAGAACTTTTTACATGGAAAGCTTATACAGGTAAAATGAATCAAGGTGTTTTATACAAACCTGAAAATTTTGATCCAAAGAAAAAATACCCGATGATTTGTTATTTTTATGAAACGCATACGGATCAATTACATTCCTATATTCCGCCATCACCAACACCGAGTAGGTTAAATATCTCATTTTTTGTAAGTCGAGGTTATATTGTATTCTCTCCGGATATTCATTATGGTACTGGTCACCCTGCTAAAGATTGTTATAATCATGTGGTAAGCGGAGCAAGAGCTTTGGTAAAAGCAGGATTTGTTGATAGTACAAGAATCGGCATACAAGGACAAAGCTGGGGTGGTATACAAGTGGCGCAGTTGGTTACGATGACCAAACTCTTTAAAGCAGCATGGGCTGGGGCACCGGTTGCAAACATGACAAGTGCTTATGGTGGTATTCGTTGGGAAAGTGGTGTAACACGTCAGTTTCAATATGAGAAATCACAAAGCAGGATCGGTGCAACATTATGGGAGAAGCCAAATTTATATATAGAAAATTCACCGTTGTTTCATTTACCAAAAGTAACGACACCGATGGTGATAATGTCTAACGATGCTGATGGCGCAGTACCCTGGTACCAGGGAATAGAAATGTTTACTGCTATGCGTAGGTTAGGTAAACAGGTTTGGATGCTAACTTATAATGGAGAAGCACATAACCTCGTTGAAAGAAGAAACCGCAAAGACATACAAATAAGAGAACAACAATTCTTCGATTGGTTATTGAAAGGGGAGAAGCCAGCTAAATGGATAACAGAAGGAGTGCCTGCGGTTAAAAAGGGAAAGGAGTGGGGACTTGAATTAGTAGATTAG
- a CDS encoding 3'-5' exonuclease, whose protein sequence is MLKLTKPLAFIDLETTGINLGSDRIVEIAIVKILADGSRSVKRKLINPQMPIPKQSSDVHGITDDMVKDAPAFKDVAQELKQMLDGCDIGGYNSNRFDIPLLMEEFIRAEVEFDMKGRKLVDVQNIFHKMEQRTLGAAYKFYCNKILEGAHGAEVDASATHEILVAQVERYPALGNTVDSIMKVVGEEVIVDFARRFIMDNGIEVFNFGKHKGRPVADILKSEPQYYDWMLKGDFPQHTKLKLREIYTRTMLKKK, encoded by the coding sequence ATGCTTAAACTTACTAAACCGCTTGCTTTTATTGACTTAGAAACAACCGGTATCAACCTCGGGTCAGACAGGATCGTTGAAATTGCGATCGTAAAAATTCTTGCTGATGGCAGCCGTAGTGTTAAACGGAAACTGATCAATCCGCAAATGCCGATCCCCAAACAATCAAGCGATGTGCATGGTATTACCGATGATATGGTAAAAGATGCTCCGGCATTTAAAGATGTAGCACAAGAACTGAAACAGATGCTTGATGGTTGCGATATTGGCGGCTATAACAGCAATCGTTTTGATATTCCATTATTAATGGAGGAATTTATCCGTGCAGAAGTGGAGTTTGATATGAAAGGCCGCAAGCTTGTGGACGTGCAGAACATCTTTCATAAAATGGAACAGCGTACACTTGGTGCCGCGTATAAGTTTTACTGTAATAAAATCCTGGAAGGTGCTCATGGCGCAGAAGTAGATGCTTCGGCTACTCATGAAATACTGGTGGCCCAGGTAGAACGTTATCCTGCGCTGGGAAATACAGTTGACTCTATTATGAAAGTGGTTGGCGAAGAAGTGATCGTGGATTTTGCACGCCGTTTTATAATGGATAACGGAATTGAAGTCTTCAATTTTGGCAAACATAAAGGCCGCCCGGTGGCAGATATTTTAAAGTCGGAACCGCAATATTACGATTGGATGCTGAAAGGCGATTTTCCACAGCACACAAAACTAAAGCTCAGGGAAATTTATACCCGGACAATGTTGAAGAAAAAATAA